The Suricata suricatta isolate VVHF042 chromosome 3, meerkat_22Aug2017_6uvM2_HiC, whole genome shotgun sequence genome contains the following window.
agtccagaaataaacatacaatTATGTGCCCAATTAACctacaataaaaaaggaaaaattttataatgGAGACAacacagtctctttaataaatggtgctaggaaaattgGGCAGCTACATACAAGAATAAACCAGACcacattcaaaatggattaaagacctaaaagtgagacttgaaaccataaaactcctggaaaaaAGCTCAGGCAGGAATTGCTTTGACATAGGCCttcacaacatttttctagatatatctccccaggcaaaggaaacaaaagcaaaaataaactatgaggactacaccaaaataaaaagctttttcactgCAGagaaccatcaacaaaacaaacggcaacctactgaatgggagaagatacttgcaaatgatatgtcCAAAAAGGGGTTAATACCCAACATATACAAATAACTTATACAATCTAACACCAAAGaaacaatccaatttttaaaaaatgggcagaaaaaatgggtagaggacctaaatagacatttttccatagaagacatacatatggctaagagacacatgaaaagctgctgaacatcactaatcatcagggaaaagcaaatcaaaaccacaatgagacagcACCTTacacctgtcggaatggctagtaacaaaaagacaagaaataataactgttggtgaggatgtgggggaaaAGGAACACAcatgcactgctggtaggaatataaactggtacaccaaccatggaaaacagtatggaggtttatttaaaaaaagaaaaatctaaatactAAATGATCCAGTAATgtattccactcctgggtatttatccaaggaaaacaaaaacattaatttgaagagacatatgcacccctacgtttattgaagcattatttataatagccaagatatggaagcaacctaagtatccatcaacagatgaatggataaagaagatgttggggaacctgggtggctcagtcagataagtgtctgactttggctcaggtcatgatctcatggttcattggttcgagccccatgttgggctctgtgctgacagcttggagcctggagcctggtttggattctgggtctccctccctctctacccctgaCCTgcttgcatattctctctctctctctcaaaaataaataataaacatttttaaaaaatgtgatgtgtacacacactgtaatattactcagccataaaaaagaggagagcttgccatttgcaacaatatagagggtattatgctaaattaaataagtcagataaaaaaagacatataccatattatttcacttaaatgtggaatttgaaaagtaaaacaaagcagaaacagacccttTAATAtcccataaatatagagaacaaactcatggttgcCACAGGGGCATGGGGGGAAGGAAAAATGGATgaagagtgggagatacagacgtccagttatggaatgagtaagtcacaagGATGAATCACAagggatatatatatgtatatatattccctATActcagcacagggaatatagtcaacagCAGGGTCTTGCATGGTGACAGTTGGGAGTTACACTTGGTGAGCATAGCCTGATTTATAAACAAAGAACATATCAACTTGTCCACTCACCACGTTGTACACTGGAAACAGTACAGTAGCAACttaacttcaattaaaaaataaaaatgatggggtatctgggtggctcagtcagttaagtgtcttaactcttgattttggctcagatcatgatctcacagtcttgaaatcaagcctggcatcaggctctgtgctgagagtggaggttgcttgggattctctctctcctgctaccCACACCTCTCTCTACAAAGAGTGCATTGCTAAACAGAAATAACACAGTGACTGAACCAGCACACTGGAGTTACAGTCTATGAtgattatataaatgtaaaatatatgaagaatgtttatttatttcatttcaaaaagaaaacctgtaATTGATGAAAATTTAGGCAATAGACAATAGATACTGCATCCCtatctttaaaatactgaattgGGAGTAGGACATTATATACATTTGGGAGCCTTTTATTCTTATAGGAATAAGGTATCAGGCTTATTTTTAAGATCTGTCACTACTGGACATGCTTCTGAAGTAAGTAtctaagaaagcaaaatataggACTACTCCctctggaaataaatttaaaaatacaatctacCTACCAACCACCTTTGATAGAGACACTAATTGCATCTACCTCCATTCTATactcctcccctccacctcccattTTCCAAAGGCACATGGACATCTGGAATAAAAGTTAGGTTGTTCATCCTTCCTTGCAGTTAGGCAGGAGAACTGTGACTAAGTTCCAATCCAAGAAAAGTAAGGGTGCAAACTTTTCACTCATTGCCCTCCTTCTTGGTGGCTGGAGTGCTAACGTGAGGGACAGAGCTTGAACAGCAATCTTGAAACGTGAGATAGAAGCCAAATGCTGAGGTTGGTAGAGCACCACAGCAGCCTTGTGATACTTACCtctcaaattctttttaagtgagagggaaaaaaatctttcattttttaaagccactgGTATTTGAGGTTTTAGTTTTATGCTGCTGTTTCCTACCTTAACCAATACACATTTCAATAGGTGACACATTACTCCTTTATTAAAAGTTGTAAGTGAGAAATTATTTCAACACCTGAAGACCAAACTACAATGGAAGATTCCATGGGTTTAAGACTGTGAGACATCCTGGAAAGCGTTTTCTGTAAAGTATATCCTTGCCGTGGCATGACAACatcactcttctttaaaaaagttaccGGACAGACATCATTTCCACCATCACCTATATAAACTATTCTTGTATAATTCACTCCCTCCTGTGACTGTTTATCTATAAATTCCACCAAAACTacatttttgcaaagattttgggggcacctatTGCAAGAATGAGCATGATAATTTTCCACAGTGAGATGACCATTGCTATCAAAAGCTGCTGGATTTGTAAACACTTTATCAAATACATCATGAAAACTGGTAGCTTCTAAAACCCAGTCTATGAAGACTGAATTTGAATCTGAAATAATGATGCAATCaaatttatctttgttctttcttataaAGGTCAAAAGTTCCACCATCCCTAGAGTGAACGGCATTGATGtcactgttcttttcatttcatcttctcttACACCTTCATCTCCCAAATACTTAAAGACTCTGCCCATAAATTCTGTCCAAAATCCTTTTTCATAAGAATCTTGCAGTTCAATAGGAAGCTTTTTCTCTGGAGCACACTGTACAATCCAGGTGTCACTATTATCATCTATGATTGTATTGTCAAagtcaaaaacaagcaaaattttCATGGTTCCAAAAGCAAATTTGGGTtaccctgaaaaagaagaaatattatctCCTCAATGTACTATTTACATGTTTAGCTATTAACAAA
Protein-coding sequences here:
- the PHOSPHO2 gene encoding pyridoxal phosphate phosphatase PHOSPHO2 gives rise to the protein MKILLVFDFDNTIIDDNSDTWIVQCAPEKKLPIELQDSYEKGFWTEFMGRVFKYLGDEGVREDEMKRTVTSMPFTLGMVELLTFIRKNKDKFDCIIISDSNSVFIDWVLEATSFHDVFDKVFTNPAAFDSNGHLTVENYHAHSCNRCPQNLCKNVVLVEFIDKQSQEGVNYTRIVYIGDGGNDVCPVTFLKKSDVVMPRQGYTLQKTLSRMSHSLKPMESSIVVWSSGVEIISHLQLLIKE